In Streptomyces sp. 840.1, one DNA window encodes the following:
- a CDS encoding alpha/beta fold hydrolase — protein sequence MDAIVFGATGFIGRSLVAELLTRGLRVAAAVRHDTLTPWLASQGVDTARLDVVTADITRPLPELPEARDVYNAAARYAFGLGIQEARAVNVTGALHVAEWAAALPGLRRLVHISGYRVGSAADAAAGHPATGAYEASKTEGHLAVLDRALALGVPLNVVNPSTVIGPGQYLGLGSLVQDLWNGRLPAVPGGPGTFLPIVTVGHFARFLAEVPEAPAGEHYWVLDDTTPLLPELLGTVARHTGVRAPRRAVPVGVLRRLPRRLTGADPETLSFLSADRYPTDSAHALAARAGLRMPPAAEALGTWADDLVAARFGAASPWLRPYGFRSVAGSRTWVAGERRSPAHVLLHGLPMNADLWAPLAGHLPGPVLAADLPGLGRSAATDRSMDAWLDGLMEPVRTRPALVAHSLACGPALRFAVDHPDRVSELVLVSPAFLQAPPPRLTRSALAVPLLRRVSAARLARFLGVPAGPAAESAAADLRRRGVARRVVAAMRTGTAARGTSRALLDRVTVPVRIIVGSADPLTAATVHPVTELAGAGHYPQLTHPAEVARHLSGAATAGERP from the coding sequence ATGGACGCGATCGTCTTCGGTGCGACCGGCTTCATCGGCCGCTCCCTCGTCGCCGAGCTGCTCACCCGGGGCCTGCGGGTGGCGGCAGCCGTACGCCACGACACCCTCACCCCGTGGCTGGCCTCCCAGGGCGTCGACACCGCCCGGCTGGACGTCGTGACCGCCGACATCACGCGCCCGCTCCCGGAACTGCCCGAGGCGCGCGACGTCTACAACGCCGCCGCCCGGTACGCGTTCGGCCTCGGCATCCAGGAGGCGCGGGCGGTCAACGTCACCGGGGCGCTCCACGTGGCCGAGTGGGCCGCAGCGCTGCCCGGCCTGCGCCGGCTGGTGCACATCAGCGGTTACCGGGTGGGCTCGGCGGCCGACGCCGCTGCGGGCCACCCGGCAACGGGCGCCTACGAGGCGTCGAAGACGGAAGGGCATCTCGCGGTGCTGGACCGCGCGCTCGCCCTGGGCGTCCCGCTGAACGTCGTCAATCCCAGCACCGTGATCGGGCCGGGCCAGTACCTCGGTCTCGGCTCGCTCGTCCAGGACCTGTGGAACGGCCGGCTCCCCGCGGTGCCCGGCGGCCCCGGCACCTTCCTGCCCATCGTGACGGTCGGCCACTTCGCGCGGTTCCTGGCCGAGGTCCCCGAGGCGCCGGCGGGCGAGCACTACTGGGTGCTCGACGACACCACCCCGCTCCTGCCCGAACTGCTCGGCACGGTCGCCCGCCACACCGGGGTCCGGGCGCCCCGCCGGGCCGTTCCCGTCGGCGTGCTGCGACGCCTGCCGCGCCGGCTGACCGGGGCCGACCCCGAGACCCTGTCGTTCCTGTCCGCCGACCGGTACCCGACGGACTCCGCCCACGCGCTCGCCGCGAGAGCCGGTCTGCGGATGCCTCCGGCGGCCGAGGCCCTCGGCACCTGGGCGGATGACCTGGTGGCCGCCCGGTTCGGTGCCGCCTCGCCCTGGCTGCGCCCGTACGGCTTCCGTTCGGTGGCGGGCAGCCGCACCTGGGTGGCCGGCGAGCGCCGCAGTCCCGCCCACGTCCTGCTGCACGGGCTGCCCATGAACGCCGACCTCTGGGCGCCCCTCGCCGGCCACCTGCCCGGCCCGGTCCTGGCGGCCGACCTGCCGGGCCTCGGCCGCTCGGCCGCCACGGACCGCTCCATGGACGCCTGGCTGGACGGCCTGATGGAGCCGGTCCGCACCCGCCCGGCGCTGGTCGCGCACTCCTTGGCCTGCGGGCCCGCTCTGCGCTTCGCCGTCGACCATCCGGACCGCGTCAGCGAACTCGTCCTCGTGTCACCCGCGTTCCTCCAGGCGCCCCCGCCCCGGCTCACCCGCTCGGCACTCGCCGTACCGCTGCTGCGCCGGGTGTCCGCCGCCCGGCTGGCCCGGTTCCTCGGCGTCCCCGCCGGACCGGCGGCCGAGAGCGCGGCGGCGGACCTGCGCCGCCGCGGGGTGGCGCGGCGAGTGGTGGCGGCCATGCGTACGGGGACGGCCGCGCGCGGCACGTCACGGGCCCTGCTGGACCGGGTGACCGTCCCGGTCCGGATCATCGTGGGTTCGGCCGACCCGCTGACCGCCGCCACGGTCCACCCGGTGACCGAACTCGCCGGGGCCGGGCACTACCCCCAGCTGACGCACCCTGCCGAAGTGGCCCGCCACCTCAGCGGCGCCGCCACGGCCGGCGAACGCCCCTGA
- a CDS encoding TetR/AcrR family transcriptional regulator, translating into MGQKGAETRERLLDATQELIESGGYYGAGLNRVIAASGAPRGSLYFHFPEGKDQMVGESVRRAGRTIAGTLGALAESGLPAAEFVVVALRHLGDRLEASDWHKGCPVAAVALETAAANDALQQACSDVYASWEDALRTQLAGRPDADDLAVTILALIEGALLLARTHRSRKPLDSVARQVRALLG; encoded by the coding sequence ATGGGACAGAAGGGCGCCGAGACGCGGGAACGACTGCTGGACGCGACACAGGAGCTGATCGAGTCCGGGGGCTACTACGGCGCCGGGCTGAACAGGGTGATCGCGGCCAGCGGCGCGCCCCGGGGTTCGCTCTACTTCCACTTCCCCGAGGGCAAGGACCAGATGGTCGGCGAGTCGGTCCGGCGGGCCGGCCGGACCATCGCCGGCACGCTCGGCGCACTGGCCGAATCCGGGCTGCCGGCAGCCGAGTTCGTGGTCGTGGCCCTGAGACACCTGGGTGACAGGCTGGAGGCGTCGGACTGGCACAAGGGGTGCCCGGTGGCCGCCGTGGCCCTGGAGACGGCCGCCGCCAACGACGCGCTCCAGCAGGCCTGTTCGGACGTGTACGCATCCTGGGAGGACGCGCTGCGCACCCAGCTGGCCGGCCGCCCGGACGCCGACGACCTCGCGGTCACGATTCTGGCCCTGATCGAGGGGGCGCTCCTGCTGGCCCGCACACACCGCAGCAGGAAGCCGCTGGACAGCGTCGCGCGGCAGGTCCGCGCACTGCTGGGCTGA
- a CDS encoding LCP family protein: MNDWPEGWNDDNRGGNRYGQGSASDRPESARAMPHVQRPVPPQQPAPSQRRSAPPRQRQVPQQPGGYDDGPQYDSGYSTGHVYGGGNGGGRGGQGGGPGDGGYVQGRPAAAPDWRRRIKIGALVLVVLVLGVSIGTYFWADSKLKRDVDLSKVIERPKAGDGTNYLIVGSDSREGMTAEDKKKLHTGSAEGKRTDSMMILHDGGDGPTLVSLPRDSNVEIPSFIGSDSGKKYEGKGRTTKLNAAYAEDGPELLVRTVEFNTGLHIDHYVEIGFGGFAQIVDAIGGVELDIPKAFKDKNSGADFKAGKQTLNGEQSLAFVRTRYAFAASDLDRTKNQQKFLAALANQTATPSTILNPFKLYPTMGAGLDTLVVDKDMSLWDLGQMFFAMKGVTGGDGKSMNMPISGSTGGNLVWDKAKVKQLVEQLNNDEKVTVSSD; this comes from the coding sequence ATGAACGATTGGCCCGAGGGCTGGAACGACGACAACCGCGGCGGCAACCGCTACGGGCAGGGAAGCGCGAGCGACCGGCCCGAGAGCGCCCGCGCGATGCCGCACGTCCAGCGCCCCGTCCCGCCCCAGCAGCCCGCTCCCTCGCAGCGGCGTTCCGCGCCGCCGAGACAGCGGCAGGTACCGCAGCAGCCCGGCGGCTACGACGACGGCCCGCAGTACGACAGCGGCTACAGCACGGGCCACGTCTACGGCGGCGGCAACGGCGGCGGGCGCGGGGGCCAGGGCGGTGGTCCCGGCGACGGCGGATACGTCCAGGGGCGCCCGGCGGCCGCGCCGGACTGGCGCCGCCGGATCAAGATCGGCGCGCTGGTCCTGGTGGTCCTGGTGCTCGGCGTCTCCATCGGTACGTACTTCTGGGCCGACTCCAAGCTGAAGCGCGACGTCGACCTCTCCAAGGTCATCGAGCGGCCGAAGGCGGGCGACGGCACGAACTACCTGATCGTCGGCTCGGACAGCCGCGAGGGCATGACCGCCGAGGACAAGAAGAAGCTGCACACCGGCTCCGCCGAGGGCAAGCGGACCGACTCGATGATGATCCTGCACGACGGCGGCGACGGCCCGACGCTGGTCTCGCTGCCGCGTGACTCGAACGTCGAGATCCCCTCGTTCATCGGCTCCGACTCCGGCAAGAAGTACGAGGGCAAGGGCCGCACGACCAAGCTGAACGCCGCGTACGCCGAGGACGGACCCGAACTGCTCGTCCGCACCGTCGAGTTCAACACCGGCCTGCACATCGACCACTACGTCGAGATCGGCTTCGGCGGTTTCGCCCAGATCGTGGACGCGATCGGCGGGGTCGAGCTCGACATCCCGAAGGCGTTCAAGGACAAGAACTCGGGCGCTGACTTCAAGGCGGGCAAGCAGACGCTGAACGGCGAGCAGTCCCTCGCCTTCGTCCGGACCCGGTACGCCTTCGCGGCCAGCGACCTGGACCGTACGAAGAACCAGCAGAAGTTCCTCGCGGCGCTGGCGAACCAGACGGCCACGCCGTCGACGATCCTCAACCCGTTCAAGCTGTACCCGACGATGGGCGCCGGTCTGGACACGCTCGTCGTCGACAAGGACATGTCGCTCTGGGACCTGGGCCAGATGTTCTTCGCCATGAAGGGCGTCACGGGCGGCGACGGCAAGTCGATGAACATGCCGATCTCCGGCTCCACGGGCGGCAACCTGGTCTGGGACAAGGCCAAGGTCAAGCAGCTGGTCGAGCAGCTCAACAACGACGAGAAGGTCACCGTCTCCAGCGACTGA
- a CDS encoding acyl-CoA thioesterase: MTDQAPRPEGDIPGKPTAASRTTLSHIMTGNDTNLLGTVHGGVIMKLVDDAAGAVAGRHSGGPAVTASMDEMVFLEPVRVGDLVHVRAQVNWTGRSSMEVGVRVMAERWNESTPAQQVGSAYLVFAAVDADGRPRAVPPVIPETERDNRRYQEAQIRRTHRLARRRAIRELREKRAADGIED, encoded by the coding sequence ATGACAGATCAGGCCCCGCGCCCGGAGGGCGACATTCCGGGCAAGCCGACCGCGGCCTCCCGGACCACCCTCAGCCACATCATGACCGGCAACGACACGAATCTGCTGGGCACGGTGCACGGTGGCGTGATCATGAAGCTCGTCGACGACGCGGCGGGCGCCGTCGCGGGCCGGCATTCCGGCGGCCCCGCCGTGACGGCCTCGATGGACGAGATGGTCTTCCTGGAGCCGGTCCGCGTCGGTGACCTTGTTCACGTCCGCGCCCAGGTGAACTGGACCGGCCGCTCCTCCATGGAGGTCGGCGTCCGCGTCATGGCCGAGCGCTGGAACGAGTCGACCCCGGCGCAGCAGGTCGGCAGCGCCTACCTGGTGTTCGCTGCGGTCGATGCGGACGGCCGCCCCCGCGCCGTACCGCCGGTGATCCCGGAGACCGAGCGCGACAACCGCCGCTACCAGGAGGCGCAGATCCGCCGCACGCACCGGCTGGCCCGGCGCCGCGCGATCCGGGAACTGCGCGAGAAGCGCGCCGCCGACGGCATCGAGGACTGA
- a CDS encoding LCP family protein, whose amino-acid sequence MRMATGLSVLVLGAGGIGHAVVTNLENGIDRIDPFKDMKNRPAGGHGMNLLLVGTDGRDRITKEEKAKYRLGGAPCHCTDTIMLVHLSADKKRASIVSLPRDSYAEIPEHRDQNTGEEHAAHPVKLNAAYAEGGPGLTVRTVEHMTGVKVDHYLEVDFTSFMTTVDTLGGVQICTTRPMKDSYTGLDLAAGTHDLDGGQALQYVRSRHIDGAADLGRMQRQQKFMASLIKQATSSGVLLNPVKFREVASSMLKSVRADKGFDTQQMLDLGQAMRGFSASSSEFTSVPMSDVAFPVKGIGSTVKWDPKKSKQLFQALREDRPLTVKRPEPAPAKKVDVPPQQIRVQVYNGTPKDGLGGTVDTALHGTGFDTTRAPLNGELRDLKHTLVTYDPRWDRSAKSLAAALPGAELKAVKGQGPTMKVTAGADYAKVERVRAEEPDPGRFGAVTGDEVTCP is encoded by the coding sequence ATGCGGATGGCGACCGGCCTCTCCGTGCTGGTCCTCGGGGCCGGTGGCATCGGCCATGCCGTCGTGACGAACCTGGAGAACGGGATCGACCGGATCGACCCGTTCAAGGACATGAAGAACCGGCCTGCGGGCGGTCACGGCATGAACCTGCTGCTGGTCGGCACGGACGGCCGTGACCGGATCACCAAGGAGGAGAAGGCGAAGTACCGGCTGGGCGGTGCGCCCTGCCACTGCACCGACACGATCATGCTGGTGCACCTGTCGGCGGACAAGAAGCGCGCCAGCATCGTCAGCCTGCCCCGCGACAGCTACGCCGAGATCCCCGAGCACCGGGACCAGAACACCGGCGAGGAGCACGCGGCCCATCCGGTGAAGCTGAACGCCGCCTACGCCGAGGGCGGGCCCGGTCTGACCGTGCGGACGGTCGAGCACATGACGGGCGTCAAGGTCGACCACTACCTGGAGGTCGACTTCACCAGCTTCATGACGACGGTCGACACCCTGGGCGGGGTGCAGATCTGCACCACCCGGCCGATGAAGGACTCCTACACGGGTCTCGACCTCGCGGCCGGCACCCATGACCTGGACGGTGGCCAGGCCCTCCAGTACGTCCGCTCCCGGCACATCGACGGCGCCGCCGACCTGGGCCGCATGCAGCGCCAGCAGAAGTTCATGGCCTCGCTGATCAAGCAGGCGACCAGCAGCGGGGTGCTGCTGAACCCGGTGAAGTTCCGCGAGGTCGCCTCGTCGATGCTGAAGTCGGTACGGGCCGACAAGGGCTTCGACACGCAGCAGATGCTCGACCTCGGCCAGGCGATGCGGGGCTTCTCCGCCTCCTCCTCCGAGTTCACCTCGGTGCCGATGAGCGATGTCGCCTTCCCGGTCAAGGGCATCGGCTCGACGGTGAAGTGGGACCCCAAGAAGTCGAAGCAGCTGTTCCAGGCGCTGCGCGAGGACCGGCCGCTCACGGTGAAGCGGCCCGAGCCGGCCCCGGCGAAGAAGGTGGACGTGCCGCCGCAGCAGATCCGGGTCCAGGTCTACAACGGGACCCCGAAGGACGGCCTCGGCGGCACCGTCGACACCGCGCTGCACGGCACCGGCTTCGACACCACCAGGGCCCCGCTCAACGGGGAGCTGCGCGATCTCAAGCACACCCTGGTCACGTACGACCCGCGCTGGGACCGGTCCGCGAAGTCGCTGGCGGCGGCGCTGCCGGGGGCGGAGCTGAAGGCGGTGAAGGGCCAGGGCCCCACGATGAAGGTGACCGCGGGCGCGGACTACGCCAAGGTGGAGCGGGTCCGGGCCGAGGAGCCCGATCCGGGCAGGTTCGGGGCCGTCACGGGCGACGAGGTGACGTGCCCGTGA
- a CDS encoding glycosyltransferase family 2 protein — protein sequence MSAAQHPAVSVIMPVLNEERHLRNSVRHILEQEYDGEMEVVIALGPSTDRTDEIAAELVAEDPRVHTVPNPTGRTPAALNAAIKASSHPVVVRVDGHGMLSPNYIATAVRLLDETGAQNVGGIMQAEGENAWEDAVAAAMTSKIGVGNAAFHTGGQAGPAETVFLGVFRREALEKADGYNIEFIRAQDWELNFRIREAGGLIWFSPELRVQYRPRPSVRALAKQYKDYGRWRHVVARYHSGSINLRYLAPPTAVVAIAAGIVVGAAVTPWALLVPAGYVAAIAAGSVPAGRGLPLKARAQIPVALATMHMSWGYGFLTSPRSLAKRVIASRRPAVSEPGTPVA from the coding sequence ATGTCTGCCGCGCAGCACCCCGCCGTCTCCGTGATCATGCCGGTGCTCAATGAGGAGCGCCATCTCAGGAACTCCGTCCGGCACATCCTGGAGCAGGAGTACGACGGTGAGATGGAGGTGGTGATCGCGCTCGGCCCGTCCACGGACCGCACCGACGAGATCGCCGCCGAACTGGTCGCGGAGGACCCCCGGGTCCACACCGTGCCGAACCCGACCGGCCGCACCCCCGCCGCGCTCAACGCCGCGATCAAGGCCTCCAGCCATCCGGTCGTGGTGCGCGTCGACGGGCACGGGATGCTTTCGCCGAACTACATCGCGACCGCCGTCCGGCTCCTGGACGAGACGGGCGCGCAGAACGTCGGCGGCATCATGCAGGCCGAGGGCGAGAACGCCTGGGAGGACGCCGTCGCCGCGGCCATGACCTCGAAGATCGGCGTCGGCAACGCGGCCTTCCACACCGGCGGCCAGGCCGGGCCGGCCGAGACCGTGTTCCTGGGCGTCTTCCGCCGGGAGGCCCTGGAGAAGGCAGACGGGTACAACATCGAGTTCATCCGCGCCCAGGACTGGGAGCTGAACTTCCGCATCCGGGAGGCCGGCGGCCTGATCTGGTTCTCCCCCGAGCTGCGGGTCCAGTACCGCCCCCGCCCCTCCGTCCGGGCGCTGGCCAAGCAGTACAAGGACTACGGCCGCTGGCGCCACGTCGTCGCCCGCTACCACTCCGGCTCGATCAACCTGCGCTACCTGGCCCCGCCGACCGCCGTCGTCGCCATCGCGGCGGGCATCGTCGTCGGCGCCGCCGTCACCCCGTGGGCGCTGCTCGTCCCGGCCGGGTACGTCGCGGCCATCGCCGCCGGATCGGTCCCGGCCGGCAGGGGACTGCCGCTGAAGGCGCGGGCGCAGATCCCGGTGGCGCTGGCCACCATGCACATGTCGTGGGGGTACGGCTTCCTGACCAGCCCGCGCTCGCTGGCGAAGCGCGTCATCGCCAGCCGCCGCCCGGCGGTCAGCGAGCCGGGCACACCGGTGGCCTGA
- a CDS encoding LCP family protein has protein sequence MGRSSTPGEGTRPRVRHAGQLGWDDALYEDGKSDAPEPEGEGGGSRRAGRGDGGGGSRRAGGHGGRRGGSRRAGRTKKRRVLRWIAFSLAFVILGTGAAGYLWYEHLNGNLRKGARSAGNSAAKKTAPNAAGQTPLNLLLIGSDSRNSKENLKLGGSKESVGGTPLADVQMLLHVSADRKNASVVSIPRDTRVDIPACENPDTHQKYPASNGIINETLRGGPGCTLDTWEKLTGVYIDHWMMVDFAGVVDMADAVGGAWVCVKQNVNDVSKPGVPGGSHLRLTAGRHKIKGEDALKWLRTRHAFESDIGRSKAQHMYLNSVLRELKSQNAFTDTGRLMNLAETGTKSLQVSEEIGTVKKLFDLGMQLKNVPLDKMNMLTMPRIQDPEDPEAHVLPKPGSADKLWGLIRDDQSLDPKDRAKAKKKAAAGPKAGAPASLGVTVVNGTSGDGQAATDGRAGVVRDLLKAKGFTEADASTDPGSARTTEVTYPKSSGAQGRSDALSLAKALSMPTNAVKETPDGAGLTLTVGSDWRTGSTFPEAAADDSDPLEDTESVNGAKTDECMDVYWPYRQM, from the coding sequence GTGGGACGGAGCAGCACGCCAGGGGAGGGAACGCGGCCACGGGTCCGGCATGCCGGTCAACTCGGCTGGGACGACGCTCTCTACGAGGACGGGAAGAGCGACGCCCCGGAGCCCGAGGGCGAAGGCGGCGGCAGCCGCCGGGCCGGGAGGGGCGACGGCGGGGGCGGCAGCCGCCGCGCCGGCGGCCACGGCGGGCGCCGCGGGGGTTCCCGCCGCGCCGGCCGGACGAAGAAGCGGCGGGTGCTGCGCTGGATCGCCTTCTCCCTCGCCTTCGTCATACTCGGCACCGGCGCGGCCGGTTATCTCTGGTACGAGCACCTGAACGGCAACCTCCGCAAGGGGGCGCGCAGCGCGGGCAACAGCGCGGCGAAGAAGACCGCGCCGAACGCCGCGGGCCAGACCCCGCTGAACCTCCTGCTGATCGGCTCCGACAGCCGCAACAGCAAGGAGAACCTCAAGCTCGGCGGGTCGAAGGAGAGCGTGGGCGGCACACCGCTGGCCGACGTGCAGATGCTGCTCCACGTCTCGGCCGACCGGAAGAACGCCTCGGTCGTCAGCATCCCGCGCGACACCCGCGTCGACATCCCCGCCTGCGAGAACCCCGACACCCACCAGAAGTACCCCGCCAGCAACGGCATCATCAACGAGACGCTGCGCGGCGGCCCCGGCTGCACGCTGGACACCTGGGAGAAGCTCACCGGGGTCTACATCGACCACTGGATGATGGTCGACTTCGCGGGTGTGGTGGACATGGCGGATGCCGTGGGCGGCGCCTGGGTCTGTGTGAAGCAGAACGTCAACGACGTGTCCAAGCCCGGTGTGCCCGGTGGCTCCCACCTGCGGCTGACGGCGGGCCGGCACAAGATCAAGGGCGAGGACGCGCTGAAGTGGCTGCGTACCCGGCATGCCTTCGAGAGCGACATCGGCCGGTCCAAGGCGCAGCACATGTACCTGAACTCGGTCCTGCGTGAGCTGAAGAGCCAGAACGCGTTCACGGACACCGGACGGCTGATGAACCTCGCCGAGACCGGGACGAAGTCGCTCCAGGTCTCCGAGGAGATCGGCACGGTGAAGAAGCTGTTCGACCTCGGCATGCAGCTGAAGAACGTGCCGCTGGACAAGATGAACATGCTGACGATGCCCCGGATCCAGGACCCCGAGGACCCCGAGGCCCACGTGCTGCCGAAGCCGGGCTCCGCGGACAAGCTCTGGGGGCTGATCCGGGACGACCAGTCGCTCGACCCGAAGGACCGCGCCAAGGCGAAGAAGAAGGCGGCGGCCGGACCGAAGGCCGGCGCTCCCGCCTCCCTCGGGGTGACGGTCGTCAACGGCACCTCCGGCGACGGGCAGGCGGCCACCGACGGCCGTGCCGGGGTCGTCCGGGACCTGCTGAAGGCCAAGGGCTTCACCGAGGCGGACGCCTCGACCGATCCCGGCTCGGCCCGGACGACCGAGGTGACCTATCCGAAGAGCTCCGGCGCACAGGGCAGGTCGGACGCGCTGTCGCTCGCCAAGGCGCTCTCGATGCCGACGAACGCCGTGAAGGAGACCCCGGACGGGGCCGGGCTGACGCTCACGGTCGGCTCGGACTGGCGGACGGGTTCCACGTTCCCGGAGGCCGCGGCGGACGACAGTGACCCGCTGGAGGACACCGAGTCGGTCAACGGGGCCAAGACGGACGAGTGCATGGACGTGTACTGGCCCTACCGCCAGATGTAG
- a CDS encoding LCP family protein — MDAQGRGRAEDIDPADQWVLNPDTGDYELRLHQSGGDSGGAPTTPAPRGARRRDAGREGTGRDDVGRRRDSPREGGGRGAGPGREVPRQGGRRSARGQDSRGQESRGQESAGPSSNENGAGRRKRKAPKARRKKALLWTGGVMAFLLVGVSISGYWLYQHFSGNLNTVDIGDAGNKDVVTANAPLNILVIGTDKRTGKGNEGYGDKGSTGHADTNILFHVSKDRTNATALSIPRDLVTNIPECKSRQPDGSDKVIPGTENIRFNVSLGQEGRDPGCTMETVKELTGLKVDHFMMVDFNAVKQLSTAVGGVKICLAKPVKDADSHLDLSEGEHTIEGEQALAFVRTRHSFANGSDLDRIKVQQQFIGSMIRQMKSDDTLTSPTKLFKLADAATKALTVDKAIGSPSKLTSLAKELTKIDTKNISFVTLPVIDNPAEPKPITVVVDPVKAPQLFSMMQADTSLTEVAAQKKAAKGKQDALLKGTKAAAGDVRVDVYNGGGVPGAAQQTVTWLQNEQGVLKSTNKANAPAKTAKTTLAYAPNQADQARALAAMMGLPGSALKKGTTDAEGLQAMVLTLGADFKAAGTPITGPAKIDIPKASADKAECAK, encoded by the coding sequence GTGGATGCACAAGGCCGTGGGCGGGCGGAAGACATCGATCCCGCAGACCAATGGGTCCTCAACCCGGACACCGGCGACTACGAACTGCGACTGCACCAATCCGGAGGGGATTCGGGCGGCGCCCCGACCACTCCGGCACCTCGTGGCGCCCGGCGCAGAGACGCCGGCCGCGAGGGCACCGGCCGTGACGACGTGGGCCGGCGACGGGACTCCCCGCGCGAGGGCGGCGGACGCGGTGCCGGTCCGGGCCGCGAAGTGCCCAGGCAGGGCGGCCGGCGCTCGGCCCGCGGGCAGGACAGCCGCGGCCAGGAGTCGCGCGGCCAGGAGAGCGCGGGACCGTCCTCGAACGAGAACGGCGCCGGCCGCCGCAAGCGCAAGGCCCCCAAGGCCCGCCGCAAGAAGGCGCTGCTCTGGACGGGCGGCGTGATGGCCTTCCTGCTCGTCGGAGTCTCGATCAGCGGTTACTGGCTGTACCAGCACTTCAGCGGCAACCTGAACACCGTGGACATCGGCGACGCCGGCAACAAGGACGTCGTCACCGCCAACGCGCCGCTCAACATATTGGTCATCGGCACGGACAAGCGCACCGGCAAGGGCAACGAGGGCTACGGCGACAAGGGCAGTACCGGCCATGCCGATACCAACATCCTGTTCCACGTCTCCAAGGACCGCACCAACGCCACGGCGCTGAGCATCCCCCGCGACCTCGTCACCAACATCCCCGAATGCAAGTCCAGGCAGCCGGACGGCTCGGACAAGGTCATCCCGGGCACCGAGAACATCCGGTTCAACGTCAGCCTCGGCCAGGAGGGCCGCGACCCGGGCTGCACGATGGAGACAGTCAAGGAGCTCACCGGCCTCAAGGTCGACCACTTCATGATGGTCGACTTCAACGCGGTCAAGCAGCTGTCCACCGCGGTCGGCGGCGTCAAGATCTGCCTCGCCAAGCCGGTCAAGGACGCCGACTCGCATCTGGACCTCTCGGAGGGCGAGCACACCATCGAGGGCGAGCAGGCGCTGGCGTTCGTACGGACCCGGCACAGCTTCGCCAACGGCAGTGACCTGGACCGGATCAAGGTCCAGCAGCAGTTCATCGGCTCGATGATCCGGCAGATGAAGTCGGACGACACCCTGACCAGCCCGACGAAGCTGTTCAAGCTCGCGGACGCGGCGACGAAGGCCCTGACGGTCGACAAGGCCATCGGCTCGCCGTCGAAGCTGACCTCGCTGGCCAAGGAGCTCACGAAGATCGACACGAAGAACATCAGCTTCGTGACGCTTCCGGTCATCGACAACCCGGCCGAGCCCAAGCCGATCACCGTCGTGGTGGACCCGGTGAAGGCTCCGCAGCTGTTCTCGATGATGCAGGCCGACACCTCGCTGACCGAGGTGGCCGCGCAGAAGAAGGCGGCCAAGGGCAAGCAGGACGCGCTCCTCAAGGGCACCAAGGCCGCAGCCGGCGACGTACGCGTCGACGTCTACAACGGCGGCGGGGTCCCCGGAGCCGCTCAGCAGACCGTGACCTGGCTGCAGAACGAGCAGGGCGTCCTCAAGTCCACGAACAAGGCCAACGCCCCGGCGAAGACAGCCAAGACGACGCTGGCGTACGCCCCGAACCAGGCGGACCAGGCGCGGGCGCTCGCCGCGATGATGGGGCTCCCGGGATCGGCGCTCAAGAAGGGCACCACCGATGCCGAGGGGCTCCAGGCGATGGTGCTGACACTGGGGGCGGACTTCAAGGCCGCAGGCACCCCCATCACCGGCCCGGCCAAGATCGACATTCCGAAGGCCAGTGCCGACAAGGCAGAGTGCGCCAAGTGA